In a single window of the Eleginops maclovinus isolate JMC-PN-2008 ecotype Puerto Natales chromosome 6, JC_Emac_rtc_rv5, whole genome shotgun sequence genome:
- the cldn1 gene encoding claudin-1, translating into MANAGIQLLGFTLAFLGFIGSIASTIMVEWKASSYAGDNIITAQAMYEGLWKSCVSQSTGQVQCKVYDSLLQLPGIVLGTRGLMLASIIFSLISILVDVVGMRCTTCMADHPEQKDKVALAGGVIFIIAGLLALVGASWYGHRIAQEFYNPFTPTNSRYEFGSALYVGWGAACLTMTGGGFLCCNCSGEGSGKAPRYPAAHSSGQPGRDYV; encoded by the exons ATGGCCAATGCAGGGATACAGCTCCTGGGCTTCACGCTGGCCTTCCTGGGCTTCATCGGCTCGATAGCATCCACGATCATGGTGGAGTGGAAGGCTTCGTCGTATGCAGGAGACAACATCATTACAGCTCAGGCCATGTATGAAGGGCTGTGGAAGAGCTGTGTGTCACAGAGCACCGGTCAGGTTCAATGCAAAGTGTACGATTCACTTCTCCAACTGCCAG ggATTGTGCTGGGCACCCGAGGGCTGATGTTGGCCTCCATCATCTTTAGCCTCATTTCTATCTTGGTGGACGTGGTGGGCATGAGGTGCACCACCTGCATGGCAGATCACCCAGAGCAGAAAGACAAAGTGGCTCTAGCTGGGGGTGTCATCTTCATTATCGCTG GTCTGCTTGCGCTTGTGGGAGCATCTTGGTATGGACACAGAATAGCCCAGGAGTTTTACAACCCATTCACTCCCACTAATTCCAG GTATGAGTTTGGGAGTGCGCTGTATGTTGGATGGGGAGCTGCCTGCCTCACCATGACAGGAGGAGGCTTCCTCTGCTGTAACTGCTCTGGGGAGGGT